Proteins encoded together in one Salarias fasciatus chromosome 17, fSalaFa1.1, whole genome shotgun sequence window:
- the dnajc2 gene encoding dnaJ homolog subfamily C member 2 yields the protein MLPEAQDGEETTVFAAAAASVQVQVEPVGRWFEAFVKRRSRNVSASFQELEEEEESSEESEDEELQLEEHPLLRTLDPKDWKNQDHYAVLGLPHLRYKATQKQIKAAHKAIVLKHHPDKRKAAGEQIVEGDNDYFTCITKAIEVLSDPVKRRAFDSVDPTFDNAVPSKGEGKENFFQVFAPVFERNARWSSKKLVPSLGSLDSTFEDVDNFYSFWYNFDSWREFSYLDEEEKEKAECRDERRWIEKQNRASRAQRKKEEMNRIRTLVDTAYSCDPRIKKFKEEEKARKESEKKAKAEAKKREQEERERVRQAELEAARLAKEKEEEEAKQAAQQAKKEKDIQKKAIKKERQKLRTTCKTWNYFSDNEADSVKMMEEVEKLCDRLELTSLQSLNEILASASKDDSKAAVDKQVQEVNAQLQREKEAEVLARQAARGAEQASGGGGGGGKGWNEEDLQLLIKAVNLFPAGTNARWEVIANYMNLHSTSGMKRTAKDVINKAKNLQRLDPVQKDEINKKAFEKFKKEHTSVAPSIDNAMPSERFDASASEGSAAPWTTEEQKLLEQALKTYPVSTPERWEKIAAAVPGRNKKDCMKRYKELVEMVKAKKAAQEQVAGKNKK from the exons CGTCTGTGCAGGTCCAGGTGGAGCCGGTGGGCCGCTGGTTCGAGGCCTTCGTGAAGAGGAGGTCCAGGAATGTGTCGGCCTCcttccaggagctggaggaagaggaggagtcctCTGAGGAGtccgaggacgaggagctgcagctggaggagcaccCGCTGCTGCGAACACTCGACCCGAAAGACTGgaag AACCAGGATCACTACGCCGTCCTCGGACTCCCACACCTGAGATACAAAGCCACACAGAAGCAGATCAAAGCTGCAC acAAAGCCATCGTGCTGAAGCATCATCCAGACAAGAGGAAAGCCGCAGGAGAGCAGATCGTGGAAGGAGACAACGACTACTTCACCTGTATAACTAAAG CTATAGAAGTCCTGTCCGACCCTGTGAAGAGGAGAGCTTTCGACAGCGTGGATCCCACCTTCGACAACGCCGTGCCGTCCAAAGGCGAAGGAAAGGAGAACTTCTTCCAGGTGTTCGCTCCCGTTTTCGAGAGGAACGCCCGGTGGTCTTCCAAGAAGCTCGTACCCAGCCTGGGAAGCCTGGACTCCACTTTTGAAGACGTGGATAATTTTTACTCTTTTTG GTACAACTTCGACTCGTGGAGGGAATTCTCCTACTTGGACgaagaggaaaaggagaaagCAGAATG TCGAGATGAGCGCAGATGGATCGAGAAGCAGAACCGAGCCTCCAGAgctcagaggaagaaagaggagatgaaCCGAATACGAACACTAGTCG ATACGGCCTACAGCTGCGACCCCAGAATAAAGAAATTcaaggaagaggagaaagcgAGGAAGGAGTCTGAGAAGAAAGCAAAAGCTGAAGCAAAGaagagagagcaagaggagagggagaga GTGCGGCaggcggagctggaggcggCTCGTCTGGccaaagagaaagaggaggaagaggccaAGCAGGCGGCCCAGCAGGCCAAGAAAGAGAAGGACATCCAGAAGAAGGCCATCAAGAAGGAGCGGCAGAAACTCAGGACCACCTGCAAG ACCTGGAATTACTTTTCTGACAATGAAGCGGACAGCGtgaagatgatggaggaggtggagaaactCTGCGACCGGCTGGAGCTCACCAG CTTGcagtcactgaatgaaatcCTGGCTTCAGCCTCCAAAGACGACAGCAAGGCAGCCGTGGAcaaacag gtgCAGGAGGTGAACGCtcagctgcagagggagaaggaggcggAGGTTCTGGCCCGGCAGGCGGCCCGCGGCGCCGAGCAGGCcagcgggggtgggggcggcggggggaagGGCTGGAACGAGGaggacctgcagctgctcatcAAAGCCGTCAACCTGTTCCCTGCAGGAACCAACGCCAG GTGGGAGGTCATCGCCAATTACATGAACCTGCACTCCACCAGCGGCATGAAGAGGACCGCCAAAGACGTCATCAACAAAGCCAAGAATCTGCAGCGACTCG ATCCAGTACAGAAAGATGAGATCAACAAGAAAGCCTTCGAGAAGTTCAAGAAGGAGCACACCTCAGTGGCGCCCTCCATAGACAACGCCATGCCCTCGGAGAGGTTCGACG CCTCGGCCAGTGAAGGCAGCGCGGCGCCCTGGACCACCGAGGAGCAGAAGCTTCTGGAGCAGGCCCTGAAGACGTACCCGGTCAGCACGCCCGAGCGCTGGGAGAAGATCGCCGCCGCCGTGCCCGGACGCAACAAGAAAGACTGTATGAAGAGGTACAAG gagctggtggagatggTGAAAGCCAAGAAAGCTGCTCAGGAACAAGTGGCAGGAAAGAATAAGAAATGA